A DNA window from Rubidibacter lacunae KORDI 51-2 contains the following coding sequences:
- a CDS encoding helicase HerA domain-containing protein yields MNDRTLGSVIGGSLTQGLDVRLHPDISVETMRVGKFLVVQGQQARFFCLLTDVELGTTSTRIAALPPSPDDDFLCEVLAGGSTYSTIALTPMLMFVPAREGQPERSDVRQTGAIASFQAQSSSENQLQPVKTVPSHFSQVYEASKRDFRSVFGWEDDPHRRNFSIGQPLDMDVPICLDLDTFVERSNGVFGKSGTGKSFLTRLLLSGIIRRDAGVNLIFDMHSEYGWEAVREGKGFNTVKGLRQLFPGRVEIYTLDPESTQRRGVRDAQELFISYDQIEIEDLRLVGGELGLSEASLDNANILRAEFGKSWIVQLLNMTNEEIQLFCEEKQGHRGSISALQRKLARLDTLKYIRSACPHDYIDRILQSLHAGKHIVVEFGSQSNMLSYMLAANAITRRIHSSYVRKAEQFLQSKNPALRPRQLVICIEEAHRFLDSKIVHQTIFGTIAREMRKYFVTLLVVDQRPSGIDPEVMSQVGTRITCLLNDEKDIDAIFTGVSGGQTLRSVLAKLDSKQQALVLGHAVPMPVVTRTRAYDETFYAEIGDPDWSELPDEEVFAAAEVARADLGF; encoded by the coding sequence ATGAACGATCGAACGCTCGGCTCGGTCATCGGTGGCTCGCTGACGCAGGGGTTGGACGTGCGGCTGCACCCAGACATCTCTGTCGAAACCATGCGCGTTGGCAAGTTTCTCGTGGTGCAAGGGCAGCAGGCACGTTTTTTTTGCTTGCTTACGGATGTCGAACTGGGCACAACCAGCACGCGCATTGCTGCGCTGCCCCCCTCGCCGGACGACGACTTTTTGTGCGAAGTCCTCGCCGGCGGCAGCACCTACAGCACGATCGCGCTGACGCCGATGCTGATGTTCGTCCCTGCCCGCGAAGGACAGCCCGAGCGATCTGACGTTCGTCAGACCGGCGCGATCGCCTCTTTTCAAGCACAAAGCAGCAGTGAAAACCAATTGCAGCCGGTCAAAACCGTTCCCAGTCACTTCAGTCAGGTTTATGAAGCCAGCAAGCGCGACTTCCGGAGCGTTTTCGGATGGGAAGACGACCCGCATCGCCGTAACTTTTCCATCGGACAACCGCTGGATATGGACGTTCCGATCTGTTTGGATTTAGATACGTTCGTCGAGCGCAGTAACGGCGTTTTTGGTAAATCCGGCACTGGTAAATCATTCCTCACGCGTTTGTTGTTGTCGGGGATCATTCGCCGCGACGCCGGCGTCAACTTAATTTTCGACATGCACTCCGAGTACGGTTGGGAAGCCGTCCGCGAAGGCAAAGGCTTTAACACGGTCAAGGGTTTGCGACAACTGTTTCCCGGACGCGTTGAAATTTACACGCTCGACCCGGAATCAACTCAGCGGCGCGGCGTGCGCGATGCCCAAGAACTCTTCATCAGCTACGACCAAATCGAAATTGAAGACTTGCGCCTCGTCGGCGGCGAACTCGGCTTATCCGAGGCCAGTCTCGACAACGCGAATATCCTGCGCGCCGAGTTTGGCAAATCGTGGATCGTGCAGCTGCTCAATATGACCAACGAAGAGATCCAGCTCTTTTGCGAGGAAAAGCAAGGGCATCGGGGCTCGATCTCCGCTTTACAGCGCAAGCTCGCACGCCTGGATACGCTGAAGTACATCCGCTCGGCTTGTCCGCACGACTATATCGATCGCATATTGCAGTCGCTTCACGCGGGCAAGCACATCGTGGTCGAATTCGGTTCGCAGTCGAATATGCTGTCGTACATGCTGGCTGCAAACGCGATTACACGGCGGATTCACTCGTCCTACGTTCGCAAGGCGGAGCAGTTTCTTCAATCAAAAAATCCCGCACTGAGACCGCGACAACTCGTCATCTGCATCGAAGAAGCGCACCGCTTCCTCGACTCCAAGATCGTGCATCAAACCATCTTCGGCACGATCGCGCGGGAAATGCGCAAATATTTCGTGACGTTGCTCGTCGTCGATCAGCGCCCGTCGGGAATCGATCCGGAGGTCATGTCGCAGGTGGGCACGCGCATCACGTGTTTGCTGAACGATGAGAAAGACATCGACGCCATTTTTACTGGCGTTTCTGGTGGGCAAACGCTGCGCTCCGTCCTCGCCAAGCTAGATTCCAAACAACAAGCACTCGTTCTCGGTCATGCCGTTCCCATGCCTGTCGTGACGCGGACCCGTGCCTACGACGAAACGTTTTATGCAGAAATCGGCGATCCGGACTGGAGCGAACTCCCCGATGAAGAAGTCTTTGCCGCAGCCGAAGTCGCGCGGGCCGATCTCGGGTTTTAA